The following coding sequences lie in one Lelliottia jeotgali genomic window:
- a CDS encoding UDP-forming cellulose synthase catalytic subunit produces the protein MSRLSNWLLIPPVSARLSERYHNYRRHGASAFSAALGCFWMILAWMFIPLEHPRWQRIRARHRELYPHLDPDRPRPLDPARYAIQALWLIASSPKQEKSTPRWRSAGRFKNLRGRYHQWLEDLPSRVSDQTSHLDKQKELGHLHPTLRRFILGVIVVFSLILALVCITQPFNPLAQFIFLMLLWGVALLVRRIPGRFSALMLIVLSLTVSCRYIWWRYTSTLNWDDPVSLTCGLILLFAETYAWIVLVLGYFQVVWPLNRQPVPLPKDTTQWPSVDIFVPTYNEDLSVVKNTIYASLGIDWPKDKLNIWILDDGGREEFRQFADSVGVKYIARTTHAHAKAGNINNALKYATAEFVSIFDCDHVPTRSFLQMTMGWFLKEKQLAMMQTPHHFFSPDPFERNLGRFRKTPNEGTLFYGLVQDGNDMWDATFFCGSCAVIRRKPLDEIGGIAVETVTEDAHTSLRLHRRGYTSAYMRIPQAAGLATESLSAHIGQRIRWARGMVQIFRLDNPLTGKGLKLAQRLCYVNAMFHFLSGIPRLIFLTAPLAFLLLHAYIIFAPALMIALFVLPHMIHASLTNSKIQGKYRHSFWSEIYETVLAWYIAPPTLVALINPH, from the coding sequence ATGAGTCGGCTGTCCAACTGGTTGCTCATCCCACCCGTTAGCGCGCGCTTAAGCGAGCGTTACCATAATTATCGTCGTCACGGTGCGTCCGCATTTAGCGCCGCGCTCGGCTGTTTCTGGATGATTCTGGCGTGGATGTTTATCCCGCTTGAACACCCGCGCTGGCAGCGTATTCGCGCACGTCATCGCGAGTTGTATCCGCATCTTGATCCTGACCGTCCACGGCCTCTCGATCCTGCGCGTTACGCTATTCAGGCTCTGTGGCTGATTGCGAGCAGCCCGAAGCAGGAAAAATCCACACCACGCTGGCGCAGCGCGGGTCGCTTTAAGAATCTGCGTGGTCGTTACCATCAGTGGCTGGAAGATCTGCCGTCGCGCGTCAGCGACCAGACCAGCCATCTGGATAAGCAAAAAGAGCTGGGGCATCTGCACCCCACATTGCGGCGATTTATCCTTGGGGTGATCGTCGTTTTCTCGCTCATTCTGGCGCTGGTGTGTATCACTCAGCCGTTTAACCCGCTGGCGCAGTTTATCTTCCTGATGCTGCTGTGGGGCGTGGCATTGCTGGTGCGGCGTATTCCTGGGCGTTTCTCGGCGCTGATGCTGATCGTGCTGTCGCTGACCGTTTCCTGCCGCTACATCTGGTGGCGCTACACTTCCACGCTGAACTGGGATGATCCGGTCAGTCTGACCTGCGGTTTGATTCTGCTGTTCGCGGAAACCTACGCGTGGATCGTGCTGGTGTTGGGCTATTTCCAGGTCGTCTGGCCGCTGAATCGCCAGCCGGTACCGTTGCCAAAAGACACCACGCAGTGGCCGTCGGTGGATATTTTCGTTCCGACCTATAACGAAGATCTGAGCGTGGTGAAAAACACCATTTATGCGTCGCTCGGCATCGACTGGCCGAAAGACAAGCTCAATATCTGGATTCTGGACGACGGTGGTCGCGAGGAATTTCGCCAGTTTGCCGACAGCGTCGGGGTGAAATACATCGCTCGTACCACGCATGCACATGCGAAAGCCGGGAACATCAACAACGCTCTGAAGTACGCCACGGCTGAATTTGTCTCGATTTTTGACTGCGACCATGTGCCGACGCGCTCGTTCCTGCAAATGACGATGGGCTGGTTCCTGAAAGAGAAACAGCTGGCGATGATGCAGACCCCGCACCACTTCTTCTCACCGGACCCGTTTGAACGTAACCTCGGGCGTTTTCGTAAAACGCCGAACGAAGGCACGCTGTTCTACGGCCTGGTGCAGGACGGGAACGACATGTGGGATGCCACCTTCTTCTGCGGTTCCTGTGCGGTGATTCGCCGTAAACCGCTGGACGAAATTGGCGGTATCGCTGTCGAAACGGTCACTGAAGATGCGCACACCTCTTTGCGTCTGCACCGTCGCGGCTACACCTCGGCCTACATGCGCATTCCGCAGGCGGCGGGACTGGCGACCGAATCCTTATCGGCGCACATCGGCCAGCGTATTCGCTGGGCGCGAGGCATGGTGCAAATCTTCCGTCTTGATAACCCGCTGACGGGAAAAGGGCTGAAACTGGCCCAGCGGTTGTGTTACGTCAACGCCATGTTCCACTTCTTATCCGGTATTCCGCGGCTGATCTTCCTGACCGCGCCGCTGGCGTTCCTGCTGCTGCACGCGTACATCATCTTTGCTCCGGCGCTGATGATTGCTCTGTTCGTTCTGCCGCACATGATCCACGCCAGCCTGACGAACTCGAAGATTCAGGGCAAATATCGCCATTCGTTCTGGAGTGAAATCTACGAAACGGTATTGGCCTGGTATATCGCCCCGCCGACGCTGGTGGCGCTGATTAACCCGCACTAA
- a CDS encoding Cellulose synthase, translating to MAILGLQGIRGGVGTTSITAALGWALQILGESVLVIDACPDNLLRMSFNVDYDTSDGWARALLDGRDWRDTAQRYTSQLDVLPFGQLTASEKESMYTRFGTLGYFADALQLLQEKSHYQWILLDLPSGFSPLTRQLIEHCDHTLTIVNADANCHIRLHQQVLPNGAHILINDLRLSSQIQDDLYQVWLQSQRRLLPMVIHRDEALAECLASKQPLGEYRSDSLAAEEILTLANWCLLHYTGRPEPAGGHL from the coding sequence ATGGCCATACTTGGATTACAGGGCATTCGTGGCGGCGTCGGCACCACGTCAATAACCGCCGCGCTGGGATGGGCATTGCAGATATTGGGTGAATCGGTACTGGTGATTGATGCTTGCCCTGATAATTTGCTGCGCATGTCTTTTAACGTCGATTACGATACGTCTGACGGCTGGGCGCGCGCGCTCCTCGACGGTCGGGACTGGCGTGATACCGCCCAACGTTACACTTCTCAGTTAGATGTTCTGCCTTTCGGCCAACTGACCGCCAGTGAAAAAGAGTCGATGTATACTCGCTTTGGCACGCTGGGCTATTTCGCCGACGCCCTGCAACTGTTGCAGGAAAAAAGCCACTACCAATGGATTTTGCTCGATCTGCCGAGCGGATTCTCGCCGCTCACTCGTCAGCTCATTGAACACTGCGATCACACGCTCACCATCGTTAACGCCGATGCCAACTGCCATATTCGCCTGCATCAACAGGTATTGCCGAACGGGGCGCATATTCTGATCAACGATTTACGTCTGAGCAGTCAAATTCAGGACGATTTGTATCAGGTCTGGCTGCAAAGCCAGCGCCGCCTGCTGCCGATGGTGATTCACCGCGATGAAGCTCTGGCCGAATGCCTGGCGTCCAAGCAACCTCTGGGTGAATACCGTAGCGATTCGCTGGCGGCTGAAGAGATCCTCACCCTGGCGAACTGGTGCTTGCTGCACTATACCGGACGCCCGGAGCCCGCTGGAGGGCACCTATGA
- a CDS encoding cytoplasmic protein — protein sequence MHNNEPAMPVDSGLGYTFQNDFLALSQAFSLPEIDYTDISQREQLAAAIKRWPLLAEFARQQ from the coding sequence ATGCATAATAACGAACCAGCAATGCCGGTTGATTCTGGCCTTGGTTACACATTCCAAAACGATTTTTTGGCGTTGAGTCAGGCTTTTTCATTGCCTGAAATAGATTACACCGATATTTCCCAGCGAGAACAGCTGGCGGCAGCGATTAAGCGCTGGCCTTTATTAGCTGAATTTGCCCGTCAACAATAA
- a CDS encoding inner membrane protein, translated as MNNTDIIQLVILCAIIFFPLGYYARHSLRRTRDTVRLLFAKPRYVKSAGTLKRASNVKANRKHD; from the coding sequence ATGAACAACACTGACATTATTCAACTCGTGATTTTGTGCGCGATTATCTTTTTTCCGCTTGGCTACTACGCGCGCCATTCATTACGCCGTACCCGCGATACGGTGAGACTGCTGTTTGCAAAACCTCGCTATGTTAAATCAGCCGGAACATTGAAACGGGCTTCAAACGTCAAGGCAAACCGAAAACATGACTAA
- a CDS encoding putative inner membrane protein — translation MTNSTYTASAPSPLWQYWRGLSGWNFYFLVKFGLLWAGYLNFHPLLNLVFMAFLLMPIPNLKLHRLRHWVAIPVGFGLFWHDTWLPGPESIMSQGSQVAGFSSDYLLDLTERFINWQMIGAIFVLLIAWLFLSQWIRVTVFVVAIMIWLNVLTLAGPSFSLWPAGQPTTTVTTTGGSAAPTVATAGDTAVIGDIPAQTAPPTSTNLNAWLSSFYNAEDKRQTKFPASLPADAQPFELLVINICSLSWADVDAAGLASHPLWKHFDIQFKDFNSATSYSGPAAIRLLRASCGQPSHKNLYQPAGNQCYLFDNLEKLGFSQHLMLGHNGVFGDFLKEVRENGGMHAPLMDQTGLPVPLLGFDGSPVYDDTATLQRWLQTVGKEDNARSATFYNTLPLHDGNHYPGVSKTADYKVRAQKFFDELDAFFTELEKSGRRVMVVVVPEHGGALKGDRMQVSGLRDIPSPSITNVPAGIKFFGMKAPHQGAPIEITQPTSYLAISELVARAVDGKLFVEDSVNWNQLTSDLPQTAAVSENANAVVIQYQDKPYVRLNGGDWVPYPQ, via the coding sequence ATGACTAATTCTACCTATACCGCTTCGGCACCTTCGCCGCTTTGGCAATACTGGCGCGGCCTTTCCGGCTGGAACTTCTACTTTCTGGTGAAATTTGGCCTGCTCTGGGCGGGCTATCTCAATTTCCATCCGCTGCTGAACCTGGTGTTTATGGCATTCTTGCTGATGCCGATTCCAAACCTGAAGCTGCACCGTCTGCGCCATTGGGTGGCGATCCCGGTAGGTTTCGGCTTGTTCTGGCATGATACCTGGCTGCCTGGCCCGGAAAGTATCATGAGCCAGGGCTCGCAGGTTGCGGGCTTTAGCAGCGATTATCTCCTCGATCTGACCGAGCGCTTTATCAACTGGCAGATGATTGGCGCTATTTTCGTGCTGCTGATTGCGTGGCTGTTCCTGTCCCAGTGGATCCGCGTCACGGTGTTCGTGGTCGCGATTATGATCTGGCTGAACGTCCTGACGCTGGCAGGCCCGAGCTTCTCCTTGTGGCCTGCGGGTCAACCGACGACGACCGTCACCACCACGGGCGGCAGTGCGGCACCAACGGTCGCTACCGCTGGAGATACGGCAGTGATTGGCGATATTCCGGCACAGACTGCGCCGCCGACCTCCACCAATCTTAACGCCTGGCTTTCCAGTTTCTACAACGCGGAAGATAAGCGTCAGACCAAATTCCCGGCGTCATTGCCCGCCGATGCGCAGCCGTTTGAGCTGCTGGTGATTAACATCTGCTCCCTGTCATGGGCAGACGTGGATGCTGCCGGACTGGCGTCGCATCCGCTGTGGAAGCATTTCGATATTCAGTTCAAAGATTTTAACTCAGCGACCTCTTATAGCGGCCCGGCGGCGATTCGTCTGCTGCGCGCCAGCTGCGGTCAACCATCGCATAAAAACCTGTATCAGCCTGCGGGCAACCAGTGCTACCTGTTCGATAACCTCGAAAAACTGGGCTTCTCTCAGCACCTGATGCTGGGTCATAACGGCGTGTTTGGCGACTTCCTGAAAGAAGTGCGTGAAAACGGCGGGATGCATGCGCCGCTGATGGACCAAACGGGCCTACCGGTGCCGCTGCTGGGCTTTGACGGTTCGCCAGTTTATGACGATACCGCCACGCTGCAACGCTGGCTGCAAACGGTCGGCAAAGAAGATAACGCCCGTAGCGCGACCTTCTACAATACCCTGCCGCTGCACGACGGGAACCATTATCCGGGCGTGAGCAAAACGGCGGATTACAAGGTTCGCGCGCAGAAGTTCTTCGATGAGCTGGATGCGTTCTTCACCGAGCTGGAAAAATCAGGCCGCAGAGTGATGGTGGTGGTGGTACCAGAACACGGTGGCGCGCTGAAAGGCGACAGAATGCAGGTTTCTGGCCTGCGCGATATCCCAAGCCCGTCCATTACCAACGTTCCTGCCGGGATTAAGTTCTTCGGTATGAAAGCGCCGCATCAGGGCGCACCAATTGAAATCACTCAGCCAACCAGCTATCTGGCGATTTCTGAACTGGTGGCACGTGCGGTAGACGGGAAGTTGTTTGTCGAAGACAGCGTGAACTGGAATCAGCTCACCAGCGATTTACCGCAGACGGCGGCAGTCTCTGAAAACGCCAATGCGGTGGTGATTCAGTACCAGGATAAGCCGTATGTTCGGTTGAATGGCGGAGATTGGGTGCCGTATCCGCAGTAG
- a CDS encoding endoglucanase, with amino-acid sequence MRKPACAALAVMMSLCFSPFSQAGQAWESYKARFLMPDGRIVDTGNGNVSHTEGQGFAMLMAVTSDDKAAFDKLWQWTNSTLANKENGLFYWRYNPVEPDPITDKNDATDGDTMIAWALLKADARWHDKRYSDASDAITKALVAHTVIRYAGQRVMLPGAQGFNLNSEVILNPSYFIFPAWQAFADRSHLQVWRELIKDGQTLLAKMGSGNANLPTDWVSLSAGGKFTPAKAWPPRMSYDAIRIPLYVHWFNPQSPLLTPWRSWFGQFSREKTPAWVNVTTNEYAPYMMEGGLLAVRDLTMGQPMSEPEITAKDDYYSASLKMLVWVSGQ; translated from the coding sequence ATGAGAAAACCCGCATGTGCCGCACTGGCGGTCATGATGAGTCTCTGTTTCTCGCCCTTTTCTCAGGCCGGTCAGGCCTGGGAGAGCTATAAGGCACGCTTTTTAATGCCCGATGGCCGCATCGTTGATACCGGCAACGGCAACGTATCCCACACGGAAGGGCAAGGTTTCGCCATGCTGATGGCGGTAACAAGCGACGATAAAGCGGCGTTTGATAAGCTCTGGCAGTGGACGAACAGTACGCTTGCGAACAAAGAGAACGGCCTGTTTTACTGGCGCTACAATCCCGTCGAACCAGACCCAATTACCGATAAAAATGATGCCACCGATGGCGATACCATGATCGCCTGGGCGTTGTTAAAAGCCGACGCCCGCTGGCATGACAAACGCTACAGCGACGCCTCCGATGCCATTACCAAAGCGCTGGTGGCGCATACGGTGATTCGCTATGCCGGGCAACGCGTGATGCTGCCCGGTGCGCAGGGGTTTAACCTCAACAGCGAAGTGATCCTCAATCCCTCGTACTTTATCTTCCCTGCCTGGCAGGCGTTTGCTGATCGTAGCCATCTGCAGGTGTGGCGCGAGCTGATCAAAGACGGACAAACGCTGCTCGCAAAAATGGGCTCGGGTAACGCTAATCTGCCGACCGACTGGGTTTCCCTTTCGGCGGGCGGTAAGTTCACTCCCGCCAAAGCGTGGCCGCCGCGCATGAGCTACGATGCGATCCGCATTCCGCTATATGTTCACTGGTTCAATCCGCAAAGCCCGCTTCTTACACCGTGGCGCAGCTGGTTTGGTCAGTTCAGCCGCGAGAAAACGCCTGCCTGGGTGAATGTCACGACCAATGAATACGCGCCATACATGATGGAAGGCGGGCTTTTGGCGGTACGTGATTTGACGATGGGGCAGCCGATGAGCGAACCGGAGATCACAGCGAAGGATGATTATTATTCGGCGAGTCTGAAGATGCTGGTGTGGGTGTCGGGGCAGTAG
- a CDS encoding Cellulose synthase operon protein C encodes MKKIILKSAICLSGVLAFGGTAQAAQNETALKALFDQANYWHEKSHDDLASESLKKVLMVDANNTQALYLMALWAQQNGDLQGAAQWRARLAKVSPNDGGLQALDNAKQMTQVPQGTLTLARQQARSGNIPAALATWKTLFNGDTPPASLAPEYYQTMGSDKSLYPQALSELQRFAAQNPQDNAARVALGKMLTWQESTRRDGIIQLQQMASGSKDADAGLRQALLWLGPKAGDEQFYDTWLQRHPQDSEVQAYYRKNVGGAAKGEGYTALNSGNTDAAKRQFEQVLQTNPQDADALAGMGYIAQRSGDYQAAAQYLGRAASQGGDASTERQQQADDAAFYGQLAQAQQALKEGNVSQALALSAPLVQQSGERGTAAKLFRADVLRHNKDYPQAEQTLRELLSQQPNNGAARENLYYVLKEQNKTEEAQAMLRTLPASLQAKLQPRVVTGLPGDPIRRQAQQAAANGNTQQAIAVLREGIARLPDDPWLRLDLARLLQKSGAEGEAASVMQPASRQGAGASSLYSAALFASESGAWQQSQTILSRISPASQTPQMRELAQRVNYNLQMATAERYLAQGNSVAAANTLKTLASRPPENPADAGKLAKMLAQSGDMTGAVAVVRSNMREGVQGNAGDYADQVSVLNQAGLNGEAQSFLSNPELLSRSTPTQLAGVRNGYVINEADQLREQGNYAAAYDKLIRALQSDPQNTDLMFAMARLYQTGKMNKEAGVVYDYLMTRDTPDQDARTGAIDVALAEDNVAKAKQLANGLQTNNSPERLVLLARLEEAQGNHQQAMTYLRSARGKLLGLQSTNSSATPTMGGLLLADNPFVSTSRSTQAVGATSATNNALPWQLAQTARDPGSTLPGTTRPDLPQETAQSRTLRQVDDMMQQMNEQTGMWLQGGVEVRGRDGESGTSKLTEAKAPLTWSSSPFGESRFEFTATPITLSAGSASGDAWRRFGSNPLANAASNMVSTATNEQKAIAAMNATERATYLAAHPGAAALVDLGTLESNDFNLTSSDGQLNLAKLGAYDSGRVGEYLEASNLKANVNQPGDVSTDSQKANGVELNMALSGKDYRLDIGSTPLGQDLSTLVGGVKWSPKLTNYLSLIMTGERRAVTDSLLSYVGLEDKYSGKRWGRVTKNGGSLQLSYDDGDAGFYVGGGGYSYLGENVASNTSINTNAGVYLRPYHDDFREVKTGLSMSWMDFSKNLSQFTFGQGGYFSPQNYVSVSLPVDYSQKIDNWKLKLGGSVGYQSYSQDSSDYFPTNDSWQQLLEGAVESGFAKTATYKSTSENGIGYTVRAGVDYNVNKDMTIGGKVGYDTFGSYNESTAGLYFRYMLGDK; translated from the coding sequence GTGAAAAAAATAATCCTAAAATCGGCGATCTGTCTTTCCGGCGTGCTGGCGTTTGGCGGTACGGCGCAGGCCGCGCAAAACGAGACGGCGCTGAAAGCCCTGTTTGACCAGGCTAACTATTGGCACGAAAAATCTCATGACGATCTGGCGAGCGAGTCGCTGAAAAAAGTGTTGATGGTTGATGCCAACAACACTCAGGCGCTGTATCTGATGGCGCTGTGGGCGCAGCAAAACGGTGATTTGCAGGGTGCGGCGCAATGGCGTGCGCGACTGGCAAAAGTGTCGCCAAATGATGGCGGTCTTCAGGCGCTGGATAACGCCAAACAGATGACTCAGGTGCCGCAGGGTACGCTGACGCTGGCGCGTCAACAGGCGCGTAGCGGCAACATTCCCGCCGCGCTGGCAACCTGGAAAACGTTGTTCAACGGCGATACCCCGCCTGCGAGCCTAGCGCCGGAATACTATCAGACGATGGGGAGTGATAAGTCTCTCTATCCGCAGGCGTTAAGCGAGTTGCAGCGTTTTGCGGCACAAAACCCGCAGGACAACGCCGCACGTGTGGCGCTGGGTAAGATGCTCACCTGGCAGGAGAGTACGCGCCGCGACGGGATTATCCAGCTCCAGCAAATGGCCAGCGGCAGCAAAGATGCGGACGCCGGTCTGCGTCAGGCCCTGCTGTGGTTAGGCCCAAAAGCGGGCGACGAACAGTTCTACGATACCTGGCTGCAACGCCATCCACAGGACAGCGAAGTTCAGGCCTATTACCGTAAAAATGTTGGCGGTGCGGCGAAAGGCGAAGGCTACACCGCCCTGAACAGTGGGAATACCGACGCGGCAAAGCGCCAGTTTGAGCAGGTGCTGCAAACCAACCCGCAGGATGCCGACGCGCTCGCCGGGATGGGGTATATCGCCCAGCGCAGCGGGGATTATCAGGCCGCCGCGCAATATCTGGGACGCGCCGCCAGTCAGGGCGGCGATGCCTCTACGGAACGCCAGCAGCAGGCCGATGACGCCGCGTTTTACGGTCAACTCGCGCAAGCGCAGCAGGCGCTGAAAGAGGGCAACGTTAGCCAGGCCCTGGCACTCTCGGCCCCGCTGGTGCAGCAGAGCGGTGAACGCGGCACGGCGGCGAAGCTGTTCCGCGCCGATGTTCTGCGCCACAACAAAGATTATCCACAGGCCGAACAGACCCTGCGCGAGCTGCTGAGCCAGCAGCCGAACAACGGTGCCGCGCGGGAAAACCTCTATTACGTCCTGAAAGAACAGAACAAAACTGAAGAAGCGCAGGCAATGCTGCGCACGCTCCCGGCCAGCTTGCAGGCGAAACTCCAGCCGCGCGTGGTGACCGGATTACCCGGCGATCCGATTCGCCGTCAGGCGCAACAGGCCGCTGCAAATGGCAATACCCAGCAGGCGATTGCGGTTCTGCGCGAGGGAATTGCACGGCTGCCAGACGATCCGTGGCTGCGTCTCGATCTGGCGCGTTTGCTGCAAAAATCCGGTGCTGAAGGTGAAGCGGCCTCGGTGATGCAGCCCGCCTCGCGTCAGGGAGCTGGCGCAAGCTCGCTGTATTCGGCGGCCCTGTTCGCCAGCGAAAGCGGAGCCTGGCAGCAGTCGCAGACTATTCTCTCGCGTATTTCGCCTGCCAGCCAGACGCCACAAATGCGCGAGCTGGCGCAGCGGGTGAATTACAACCTGCAAATGGCGACAGCGGAACGTTATCTGGCGCAGGGCAATTCAGTTGCTGCCGCCAATACCCTGAAAACACTGGCCTCGCGTCCACCAGAAAACCCGGCTGATGCGGGAAAACTGGCGAAAATGCTGGCGCAGAGCGGCGATATGACCGGTGCGGTGGCGGTGGTGCGCAGCAACATGCGTGAGGGCGTGCAGGGGAACGCGGGCGATTACGCCGATCAGGTTTCGGTGCTGAATCAGGCCGGGCTGAACGGTGAAGCGCAAAGTTTCCTCTCTAATCCGGAACTGTTATCGCGCAGTACGCCGACTCAGCTGGCGGGCGTGCGTAACGGGTATGTGATCAACGAAGCGGACCAGTTGCGCGAGCAGGGCAACTATGCGGCGGCCTATGACAAGCTGATCCGCGCTCTGCAAAGTGACCCGCAAAATACCGACCTGATGTTTGCGATGGCGCGTCTGTATCAGACCGGCAAAATGAACAAAGAGGCGGGCGTGGTCTACGACTACCTGATGACACGCGACACGCCGGACCAGGATGCACGCACCGGTGCTATCGACGTGGCGCTGGCTGAAGACAACGTGGCGAAAGCGAAACAGCTCGCTAACGGTCTGCAAACCAATAATTCTCCTGAGCGCCTGGTACTACTCGCGCGACTGGAAGAGGCTCAGGGTAACCATCAGCAGGCGATGACCTATCTGCGCAGCGCGCGCGGCAAACTGCTGGGTCTGCAATCCACCAATAGCTCGGCCACACCGACGATGGGCGGCTTGTTGCTGGCGGATAACCCGTTCGTGAGTACCAGCCGCTCCACGCAGGCGGTCGGGGCGACTAGTGCGACGAACAACGCGCTGCCGTGGCAGCTGGCGCAGACGGCACGCGATCCAGGCTCAACGCTGCCGGGTACCACGCGTCCTGATTTGCCGCAGGAAACGGCGCAGAGCCGTACTTTGCGCCAGGTTGACGACATGATGCAGCAGATGAACGAGCAGACCGGCATGTGGCTGCAGGGTGGTGTTGAAGTGCGCGGGCGCGATGGCGAATCGGGTACCAGCAAGTTGACCGAAGCCAAAGCGCCGCTCACCTGGTCCAGCTCGCCGTTTGGCGAATCGCGTTTCGAGTTTACTGCCACGCCGATTACCCTCAGTGCAGGCAGCGCAAGCGGGGACGCATGGCGTCGCTTTGGTTCTAACCCGCTGGCGAACGCCGCGTCGAATATGGTTTCAACAGCGACGAACGAACAAAAGGCCATTGCAGCGATGAACGCCACCGAGCGCGCGACCTATCTCGCCGCGCATCCGGGCGCGGCAGCGCTGGTGGATTTAGGCACGCTGGAAAGCAACGACTTTAACCTCACCAGTTCCGACGGCCAGTTGAATCTGGCAAAACTCGGCGCTTACGACAGCGGGCGGGTCGGGGAATATCTTGAAGCTTCAAACCTGAAGGCAAACGTGAATCAGCCGGGTGATGTCTCGACCGATTCGCAAAAAGCCAACGGCGTGGAGCTGAACATGGCCCTCAGCGGTAAAGATTACCGTCTCGATATCGGCAGTACGCCGCTCGGACAAGATCTCAGCACGCTGGTGGGCGGCGTGAAATGGTCGCCGAAACTGACCAATTACCTGTCACTGATCATGACCGGCGAGCGCCGTGCGGTGACAGACAGCCTGCTTTCCTACGTGGGTCTGGAAGACAAATACTCCGGCAAACGCTGGGGCCGCGTCACCAAAAACGGCGGCAGTTTGCAGCTGAGCTATGACGATGGCGATGCAGGTTTCTATGTGGGCGGCGGCGGTTACAGCTATCTCGGTGAGAATGTCGCGAGTAACACCAGTATTAATACCAATGCGGGCGTCTATCTCCGGCCATATCACGACGATTTCCGCGAAGTGAAAACCGGTTTAAGCATGAGCTGGATGGACTTCTCGAAAAACCTCAGCCAGTTCACCTTTGGTCAGGGCGGCTACTTCAGCCCGCAGAACTACGTCAGCGTCTCGTTGCCAGTCGACTATTCGCAAAAAATCGATAACTGGAAGCTGAAACTGGGCGGCTCAGTGGGCTATCAATCCTACAGCCAGGACAGTAGCGACTACTTCCCGACCAACGACAGCTGGCAGCAACTGCTGGAAGGCGCGGTCGAGAGCGGTTTCGCGAAAACAGCCACGTATAAAAGCACCTCTGAAAACGGCATTGGCTACACCGTGCGCGCCGGGGTGGACTACAACGTCAACAAAGACATGACTATCGGTGGCAAAGTCGGTTACGACACCTTTGGCAGCTACAACGAAAGTACGGCGGGACTCTATTTCCGCTACATGCTGGGAGATAAATAA